Below is a genomic region from Altererythrobacter sp. Root672.
GCGTCGGAAGACTCTACCGCCTCGAACTCTTCGACGGTTTCGACTGCCGGCACCGCCTCAATCGCCTCGTGCGCATCCTCGACGAAGGGGATTTCAGCCGCGACCGGGGATTCGAAGTCGTCTTCGGCTCTCCGCCATTCGTGGAAACCAGGTTCGGGCTCGACCTCCGTGACGGGCGGCTCGGCATCGTATTCGGCCGCTTCGCCATAGGCCGGGGCATGGGCGTATTGCGGTTCGGCGTCCGGGGGGATTCTTTCGACGGCCGGCCCGAGATCGGCAATCGTCAGGGCACGGCGGCGGCGGAGTGGGTGATTCGTCGGCTCGCTCTCGCCGCTGGTCTCTTCGGCGCCGCTATCAGCCGCGACATTGAACGGCCTGCGCGGCGCGTCAGGCGCGCGGAGCGCTGTCTCATCGCGGGAGCCGGCGCCGGTCACCCTGCGGGCAATCTTGAAACCCAGCACAGCGCCAATCGCGCCGAGCCCGACTGCAACGATCAGCCTGGCGCTGACACCGAGCGGCGGCGCGGCGGCGGTGACCAGCGAACCGATGCGAGACATTTCGACCACGCGTTCGAGCAGCGCCACCGGGAGCAGCAGGCCACCCAGCCCAAGCAGGGCCGTAAACCAAAGGGCTACGATTGCCGGAAACGCCGGATGCCTGGTGATGGAACCCGAACCGACTCGCGCCGCAGAATTATCGAGACTTTTCTTAGTCATGCTGTCCTTGACTGTGCCATTGCTGGCTTGCCCTGTCACGCAGCAGCTGGGACGGGGAGGGTTTGTCCGAGACCTAGAAGTCCCTGGTAAATGACCTGATAACGGCGCGCATTGAGAACCCAATCATGGCGCTCGGCGACATGCCTGCGCGCGGCCTCCCGCAGGGCTGGCCACGCCTCCCGCCGTGCCAGAAGCGCCGCCAGTGCGCCCGCGCAGTCGGCAGGATCGTCAGGAGCGAACAGAGTGCCGGTGACCCCGTCGGTGATCAGTTCGCGATGTCCGCCGACAGAGGATGCGGCAACGAGCTTGCCTTGCGCCATCGCCTCGAGCGGCTTGAGCGGGGTGACGAGGTCGGTCAGGCGGCTTGCCTTGCGCGGATAGGTCATGATGTCGCACAGCGAATAGTATCGCTCGACCTCGCCGTGGGGCACGCGGCCGACGAAGCGGATCGCCGAGGCAGCGGGGGAGGCTTCGGCAAGCCTGCGCAAGTCTTCCGCCATCGGCCCACCACCGACCATCAGCAGCCGCGCCTGGGGCTGCTTCTCCAGCAGCGCCGGCATCGCCTCGATCAGGTCGTCGAGCCCTTCGTAATCGTAGAAGCTGCCGATGAAGCCGATCACCGGCCCATCGCCAAGGTCGAGATCGCGCGCCAACGGTTCGTCGCGCGCGATGGGCGAGCCGAACAGCTCCAGATCGACGCCGTTGGGCATGATCCCGATCTTGCCCGCCGGAACCCCGCGAGCGATCAGGTCGTCGCGCAGGCCGTGGCAGATCGTCACCACGGCATCGGCGCCGGCAATGACCCGGTTTTCGAGCGCGCGTGTCAGGCGATACTTGAGCGAGCCCTCGCGCCCCATGCCGTTGCCGACCGCGGCGTCTTCCCAGAAAGCGCGGATCTCGTAGACCAGCGGCAGCCCCAGGCGGCGCGCGACGCGCAAGGCCGCCGTGCCGCAAAGCGCTGGCGAGTGGGCGTGCAGCACGTCGGGCCGCCATTCCTCCGCCAGGTCGCCGACCGACTTGGCCAGGGCATCGATCTCGCGCCATTCGCGCAAGCCCGCGGGTCCAGAGCTGACGCCGGAAGTGCGGTGGAAGGTCAGGCCGTCGGCCAGCTCGATATCGGGCCCCCCGGCTTCATGTCGCAGGCCGGTGATCCCCCGCACCTCGAGGCCGTTGGCGATCTGGGCCTTCATCAGCGCACGCGTGCGGAAGGTGTAGCCGCTGTGCATCGGCAGCGAGTGATCGAGGACGTGGAGAACCCGCATGATGCATCTGCATCTGCCACGGCAAACTTAACGGCGCGTCAACCGAACAAGGTTACTTCCTGCCAACTTGAGCTCCCAGGAAAGACCGGGGTCCGGGATTGGTTGATATCTTCACCCTAGCGCTGACGCACGGCCTGTTGGCCGTTGCGATCTGGCGCCTGCTGTTCAGGCCCGACCTCGACAGCGAAGAAGGACCTGACGGCCGCGATCGCCCCTGGCTGCGCAAGCGCGGCGACACCGCTGGAACGAGCGCGGCCGATGATTGACATCGCCCTGCTCGGGTTCATCGCGCTGGTGCTCACGCTCGGGCTGAAGCGGCCGTTCGTGTGGGTCCTCGCCTATATCTACATCGACGTGGTCGCGCCGCAGAAGATCGGCTGGGGGATCATCCAGTCGGTCCCGGTCTCGATGATCGCTTTTGCGGCGGCCTTCGGCGGTTGGCTGCTGCTCGACAACAAGCAGGGTAGCCGGTTCACTTTGCGCCAGGCGCTGGTGGGGCTGCTGCTCGGCTGGTGCTTCTTTACGACGCAAACCGCCGACTTCCCGGTAGAGGCCGCGACCAAGTGGGCCTGGGTGTGGAAGGCGATGGTGTTCGCGCTGTTCCTGCCGCTGACCCTGCGCACGCGGCTGAGGATCGAAGCGGCGGTGCTGGTGATGGTGCTGTCCATCGGCACGATCATCATCAACGGCGGTATCAAGACGGCGCTCGGCAGTGGCGGCTATGGCGCCTTGTCGTTGCTGGTGAACGACAACACCGGGCTCTACGAAGGCTCGATCCTCTCGACCGCGGCGATTGCCGTGATCCCGCTGGCGCTGTGGCTGGCGCGGCACGGGACGGTGTTCCCGCCTGATCGTTGGGTCAAACTGTTCACTGCGGCGCTGATCCTTGCCTGTGTGCTGATCCCGATCGGCACCGCTGCGCGCACCGGGCTCGTGTGCCTAGGCGTGCTCGGCGTGCTCATGCTGCGGTCGGCCAAGCGGCGTTTTCTCTACGCCTCGCTTGCTGGGGTGGCGCTGTTGGTTGCGGTGCCCTTCCTGCCGCAAAGCTACCTCGCCCGGATGAACACGATCGCCGACCATGAGGGCGACGAGTCCGCCTCGACCCGGGTGCAGGTGTGGGCCTGGACGCTCGATTACGTCGCCGAGAACCCGCTCGGCGGCGGGTTCGACGCCTATCGCAGCAACAAGTTCACTTACGAGACCCGCACGGTCGTTGGCGAAGGCAATAGCCGCACGGTCAAGTCGCAGGTCGTGACCGACCACGGCCGCGCTTATCACTCCTCGTACTTCGAGATGTTGGGCGAGCAGGGCTGGCCGGGGCTGTTCCTGTGGCTCCTGCTCCACGGCCTTGGCCTGTGGCAGATGGAGCGCATCCGCTGGCTGTTCGGTCGCCGCAAGGGCGAAGGCGAGGATGGTGCCGCCACCTGGCAATGGGGCCTCGCCACGGCCTTGCAGCAAGCGCAAGTCATCTACCTCGTCGGGGCGCTGTTTGTTGGCATAGCCTATCAGCCGTTCATCCTCATGCTGATCGGCCTGCAATGCGCGCTGTGGGCCTATGTCCGGCGCACCGAACACCGGCCTGCCAAGGCGCAGTTCCGCCGTGCAGCGGCCGAGAAGCCAATCCCCGTTTCGGGATAGGTCGGAAAGCCCTCTCCCCTTGGGAGAGGGTTGGGTGAGGGTGATCGAGCGAGGCGCCAGAGACCCTCACCCCGACCCTCTCCCAAGGGGAGAGGGAGAAGGCTTGCCCCAAGCCCCTCGCTCGCGCGATAAGGCGCCCGATGGATGCGCAGCCCGCCTTGGGGATTGCCGAGATCCTCGGCATTGCCGCCAGCATGAGCCTGCTCGCCGGGTGGAGGCTCTACGTGGTGGTGCTCGCCACCGGGATCGCCATGCGCAGCGGAGTCATTCCGCTTCCCGAGCACCTCATGGGGCTGCAGATTCTCGCCAGTCCCTGGGTCATGGCCGTGGCCGCGATCGGTGCGCTGTGCGAATTCTTCGCCGACAAGGTCGCCTGGCTCGACAGTATCTGGGACGCGGTGCACACGCTCGTGCGGCCGCTGGGTGGAGCGCTGCTTGCGCTTGCGATCGTCGATCCGGGCGATCCGGCGACGCAGGCGATAGCGTTCCTGCTTGGCGGGGGCGGTGCGCTACTGGCTCATGGCGGCAAGGCCGGAGTGCGGGCAGTGGTCAACACCAGTCCCGAACCGGTCAGCAATGTGGCCGTCTCGACCGTTGAGGATGTGACCACGGTCGGCCTGCTGTGGCTGATCTACCAGCACCCCTATATCGCCGCGGCGGTCGCCGTCGCGCTGCTGGCGCTCACGATCTGGCTTTTGCTGCTGGCGAGAAGGGTGATCCGTAGCTTGTTCCGCCCGCGCCCACCGGCCGACCCGCCGGCTTGATCAGCCGCGCGCGTTGGCGCGGAACCAGTCTTCCACCACCGGGGCGATGCGGGTCCGCCACTTGCTGCCGTTGAAGATGCCGTAGTGGCCGACTTCTTCGGCCAGGTAGTACTTCTTCTTGGCGTCAGGCAGGTGTTCGGCGAGGTCGAGCGCGGCGCGGGTCTGGCCGATACCGGAAATGTCGTCCCGCTCGCCCTCGATAGCGAGCAGCGCGGTGTCGCGGATCGCATCGGGATCGATTGGCTTGCCGCGGTGGACGAACTCGCCCTTGGGCAAGCTGTGCTTCTGGAACACGTGCTCGATCGTCTGGAGGTAGAACTCGGCGGTCATGTCGCACACCGAGAGATACTCGTCGTAGAACCGCTTGGTCGAGGCAGCGCCTTCCTGGTCGCCCAGGGTGAGGTGTTTGAACATCTCGTAGTGGCTCATCATGTGGCTCTCGATGTTCATCGAGAGGAACCCGGCGAGCTGCAGGAAGCCCGGATAGACCTCGCGCCCGCCGCCCGGATAGTTGAGCGGCACGGTGGCGATCACATTGCTGGCGAACCAGCTGAGCGGCCGGGCCATGGCGACGTCGTTGACAGAGGTCGGGCTGGCGCGGGTGTCGATCGGTCCACCCATCATCGTCAGCGAGGACGGACGGCAGGGGTCCTTGTCCGCCGACATCACAGCAGTGGCGGCGAACGCGGGAACCGAAGGCTGGCACACCGCGAGAACGTGGGTGTCTTCGCCGATGAAACGCAGGAATTCGATCAGGTAGTCGATGTAATCGTCGAGGTCGAAGTGACCGGCGTCGACCGGGACCATCTTCGCGTCGGCCCAGTCGGTGATCCAGATCTCCTGGTTCTCGAGCAAGCGGGCGACGGTGCCGCGCAGCAAGGTGGCGTAGTGCCCGCTCATCGGTGCAACCACGAGGACCTTGGGCGATCCCTGGGGAAGCCCTTCCCGCTTGAAGTGGCGCAGGCCGCCGAAGGGTTTTTCAAACACGACGGTTTCTTCGACCGCACGCTTCTTGCCATCGATCTCGACGGTCTCGATGTTGAAGACCGGCTTGCCGCGTTCCTCGTAGAGGTGGGCGAAGACCTGCAGCGCGCTGGCGATGATCGGCCCGGTGCCGAAATAGCCCATCGGCAGGGCCGGATTGTTCAGCAGTTGCGCCCCTATCGCCGCCCAGTTGCCCGCGCTGTTGAACAGCGACTTCTGCATTTCATAGGCGTGGTAGAGCAATAGAGGTCCCCTGTCGGAGTCGGCGCTGAGAGTGGCGCGATTAGACGCTCTTAGGCGTTAAGTTGCAACGCACCATTCGAGACCGACATTTCTCCAACCCTGCCAAATCGAATGCCGCCGGGCCATTGCCGCGCGGGTCCGCAGGCACTAGATGCCCGCGGCATGGCCCGCCGCCCCACCAAGCCCGACGTCGAACCGGCAACGTCCCTCGGGCCGTTGCGCATGATCTTTGCCGCTGCATCGCAGTACCCCAGCAAGGTCGTCCTGGCGCTTATCGCGCTGGCGATCACCGCTGCGGCTACGCTGGCGATCCCCTCCGGCTTTCGCCTGATTATTGACCGCGGCTTTGCTGCGGGCTCCGATCCGGCAGAGATCGCGCGCTGGTTCCGCTATCTGGCGATGATCGTGATCGTCCTGGCGCTCGGCACCGCTTGCCGGTTCTATTTCGTGAGCTGGCTGGGTGAACGGGTCGTCGCCGACATCCGCCTGGCGGTTCACAACAACCTGCTGCGCCTCTCCCCCGGCTTCTTCGAAGAGAACGCGCCGAGCGAGATTTCCTCGCGCATGACGGCCGACACAGCGCAGATCGAACAAGTCGTGGGGACCACGATCTCGGTTGCCCTGCGCAATGCGCTGACCGCGATCGGCGGGGTTGGCTACTTGCTCTATCTCGCGCCGGACCTGGCCGGCATGCTGCTGATCGGCGTGCCGGTGGTGCTGCTGCCGATCGTCTGGTTTGGGCGGCGGTTGCGCAGCGTCTCGCGCGAAAGCCAGGACCGGGTGGCCGACGTTGGTTCGCGGGTTTCGGAAGTGCTCGGGGCGATGAAGATCGTCCAGGGCTTCAACCAGGAATCGCGCGAACAGCAGCGCTTCAGCAGTACCGTCGAGGCGACGTTCGACACGGCCCGCCGGCGCATCATGCTGCGCGCGGTGATGACCGGTGTCGTGATCGCGCTGATCTTCGGCGCGATCACCCTGCTGCTGTGGCGCGGGGCGATCCAGGTCGCCGAAGGCACGCTTTCGGGCGGTACCATCGCCGCTTTCGTGCTCACCGGGATGCTGGTGGCCGGGGCCTTCGGTTCCTTGACCGAAGTCTATGGCGACCTCCTGCGTGGAGCCGGTGCCGCAAGCCGCCTCAACGAGTTGCTCAACCAGAAGCCGGAAATCGCCCCGCCTGCCCGTCCGCTGGACCTGCCCGTGCCGCCGCGCGGGGGCCTGTCGTTCCAGAACGTCACCTTCCGCTACCCGACGCGGCCTGACGCCCCGGCGATCCACGAGTTCAGCCTGACCATCGAGCCCGGCGAGACCGTGGCCATCGTCGGCCCTTCTGGCGCGGGCAAGTCGACGATCTTCCAGCTGGCGGAGCGGTTCTACGATCCCCAGGCCGGCACCATCCGGCTCGACGGCGTGCCGCTGGTCCAGGCCGATCCGGCCGAGATCCGCCGCCGCATGGCGTTGGTGCCGCAGGAAGGCACGCTGTTCGCCGCCAGCGCTCGCGACAACTTGCGCTACGGCGCCTGGGACGCGAGCGAGGATGCGATCTGGGACGCGGCCAAGGCGGCCAATGCCGAGACTTTCCTGCGCGAATTGCCGCAAGGCCTCGACACGTACCTTGGCGAAGGCGGAGCGCGCCTTTCGGGCGGACAGCGCCAGCGCATCGCCATCGCTCGCGCACTGCTGCGTGACGCACCGATCCTGCTGCTCGACGAGGCGACAAGCGCGCTCGATGCCGAGAGCGAGCGGCTGGTGCAGCAGGCGCTCGAACGGCTGATGGAAGGGCGCACCACGCTGGTCATCGCCCACCGCCTTGCGACTGTGCGCGCCGCGGACCGCATCGTGGTCATGGACCACGGCCGCATCGTGGAGGAAGGGACCCACGCCCGGCTGAGCACCGCGGGGGGGCTCTACGCCAGGCTTGCAGCGCTTCAATTTGATGACACCGCCGCCGCATAAGGCTCGGTTAATCGACAAAGTATCAATTGCAACCGACGAGCGACCCCTGCATTTGCGTGCGGGGCGCTAGACGATAGCACCAGTTTTATGGGCCGCCGACTCGCGGACCCCTGCCCATTGAAAGGCCACGCATGTTCCGCAGCATTCTCGCCGTTGGAGTTTCCGCCGCCGCTCTTGCCTTGTCGCTGCCCGCCGCCGCGGAGGAAGAGCGTACCCCCACCCCGACGATGGAGTTCGGTTCCTGGGGCTTCGACCCTGCCGCGCTCGACCAGTCGGTGAAGCCGGGTGACGATTTCTTCGAATTCGCCAACGGCAAGTGGGTCAAGGCCAACCCGATCCCGTCGGAATACACCCGCTTCGGCGCGTTCAACATCCTGCGCGAGAAGTCGACCGCTGACGTCGAGACGCTGGTCGCCACCCTCGTCGCCTCGAACCCCGCTGCTGGCACGCCCGAGCGCCGCATCGTCGATGCCTACAACACCTTCCTCGACACCGCCGCGATCGACGCGGCCGGCCTCGACCCGGCGCAGCCTTACCTCAATGAGATCAAGCAGGCGCCCGATCTCGCCTCGCTGGTCGCGCTGTTCCCCAAGGCGGGCATTCCCGCGATGATCGGGGCCTCCGTCGATGTCGATGAGATGGACCCGAACAGCTACCTCGTCATCGTCGGCTTCGACGGGATGGGCCTGCCCGACCGCGACTATTACTTGGT
It encodes:
- a CDS encoding TIGR04063 family PEP-CTERM/XrtA system glycosyltransferase; the encoded protein is MMRVLHVLDHSLPMHSGYTFRTRALMKAQIANGLEVRGITGLRHEAGGPDIELADGLTFHRTSGVSSGPAGLREWREIDALAKSVGDLAEEWRPDVLHAHSPALCGTAALRVARRLGLPLVYEIRAFWEDAAVGNGMGREGSLKYRLTRALENRVIAGADAVVTICHGLRDDLIARGVPAGKIGIMPNGVDLELFGSPIARDEPLARDLDLGDGPVIGFIGSFYDYEGLDDLIEAMPALLEKQPQARLLMVGGGPMAEDLRRLAEASPAASAIRFVGRVPHGEVERYYSLCDIMTYPRKASRLTDLVTPLKPLEAMAQGKLVAASSVGGHRELITDGVTGTLFAPDDPADCAGALAALLARREAWPALREAARRHVAERHDWVLNARRYQVIYQGLLGLGQTLPVPAAA
- a CDS encoding putative O-glycosylation ligase, exosortase A system-associated: MIDIALLGFIALVLTLGLKRPFVWVLAYIYIDVVAPQKIGWGIIQSVPVSMIAFAAAFGGWLLLDNKQGSRFTLRQALVGLLLGWCFFTTQTADFPVEAATKWAWVWKAMVFALFLPLTLRTRLRIEAAVLVMVLSIGTIIINGGIKTALGSGGYGALSLLVNDNTGLYEGSILSTAAIAVIPLALWLARHGTVFPPDRWVKLFTAALILACVLIPIGTAARTGLVCLGVLGVLMLRSAKRRFLYASLAGVALLVAVPFLPQSYLARMNTIADHEGDESASTRVQVWAWTLDYVAENPLGGGFDAYRSNKFTYETRTVVGEGNSRTVKSQVVTDHGRAYHSSYFEMLGEQGWPGLFLWLLLHGLGLWQMERIRWLFGRRKGEGEDGAATWQWGLATALQQAQVIYLVGALFVGIAYQPFILMLIGLQCALWAYVRRTEHRPAKAQFRRAAAEKPIPVSG
- a CDS encoding DUF4126 domain-containing protein, which codes for MGIAEILGIAASMSLLAGWRLYVVVLATGIAMRSGVIPLPEHLMGLQILASPWVMAVAAIGALCEFFADKVAWLDSIWDAVHTLVRPLGGALLALAIVDPGDPATQAIAFLLGGGGALLAHGGKAGVRAVVNTSPEPVSNVAVSTVEDVTTVGLLWLIYQHPYIAAAVAVALLALTIWLLLLARRVIRSLFRPRPPADPPA
- a CDS encoding polyhydroxyalkanoate depolymerase — translated: MLYHAYEMQKSLFNSAGNWAAIGAQLLNNPALPMGYFGTGPIIASALQVFAHLYEERGKPVFNIETVEIDGKKRAVEETVVFEKPFGGLRHFKREGLPQGSPKVLVVAPMSGHYATLLRGTVARLLENQEIWITDWADAKMVPVDAGHFDLDDYIDYLIEFLRFIGEDTHVLAVCQPSVPAFAATAVMSADKDPCRPSSLTMMGGPIDTRASPTSVNDVAMARPLSWFASNVIATVPLNYPGGGREVYPGFLQLAGFLSMNIESHMMSHYEMFKHLTLGDQEGAASTKRFYDEYLSVCDMTAEFYLQTIEHVFQKHSLPKGEFVHRGKPIDPDAIRDTALLAIEGERDDISGIGQTRAALDLAEHLPDAKKKYYLAEEVGHYGIFNGSKWRTRIAPVVEDWFRANARG
- a CDS encoding ABC transporter transmembrane domain-containing protein; translated protein: MARRPTKPDVEPATSLGPLRMIFAAASQYPSKVVLALIALAITAAATLAIPSGFRLIIDRGFAAGSDPAEIARWFRYLAMIVIVLALGTACRFYFVSWLGERVVADIRLAVHNNLLRLSPGFFEENAPSEISSRMTADTAQIEQVVGTTISVALRNALTAIGGVGYLLYLAPDLAGMLLIGVPVVLLPIVWFGRRLRSVSRESQDRVADVGSRVSEVLGAMKIVQGFNQESREQQRFSSTVEATFDTARRRIMLRAVMTGVVIALIFGAITLLLWRGAIQVAEGTLSGGTIAAFVLTGMLVAGAFGSLTEVYGDLLRGAGAASRLNELLNQKPEIAPPARPLDLPVPPRGGLSFQNVTFRYPTRPDAPAIHEFSLTIEPGETVAIVGPSGAGKSTIFQLAERFYDPQAGTIRLDGVPLVQADPAEIRRRMALVPQEGTLFAASARDNLRYGAWDASEDAIWDAAKAANAETFLRELPQGLDTYLGEGGARLSGGQRQRIAIARALLRDAPILLLDEATSALDAESERLVQQALERLMEGRTTLVIAHRLATVRAADRIVVMDHGRIVEEGTHARLSTAGGLYARLAALQFDDTAAA